In Candidatus Berkelbacteria bacterium, the DNA window CAGTCGTGAAGTCTGTCAGGCCGTTGAACAAATTATTGTCCCAAGCCACCAAATTGAGGAGAAGCTACGCGCGCTTGATGTTAGTAAGCCAATCGCGGTTATCCCTACGGGTATTCCACCAGCTCACGGGGCCTTAACGCCGAAAGAGCTCCGTCAGCGTTATTCAATTCCTCAGGAAAACAAGGTCTTACTTTTCACAGGTCGTTTGGTTCGTGAAAAAAATATTTCCGGCTTAATACAAATGATGGCTGATTTGTGTAAGCTTCGCTCTGACGTATCGCTACTATTGATAGGACCGGGCGTCCACAAAGATTTTGAAACGGAGGCCGAAAGCTTAGGGGTCAAAAAAAATATTGTCATGGCTGGCCAAGCCTCTGCCCAGGAAGTTCGGCGTCACTACCCAGCCGCAGACGCGTTCGTCTCTGCCTCGCAGCACGAAACCCAGGGCCTAGTCATCGGCGAGGCGATGTACGCGGGATTGCCGGTAATTGCGCTTGATTCGCCGATACGGGAAGAGTTTTATCCTCAAAGCGTGGCGGTTGTCGTATCAGAACAAGCGTCATTTGCTGCTTCGGTGAACAAAGTTTTAAACGATGAAAAGTTAGCGCTTAAACTCACTGAGGCGGGTAAGAAGTTCTTTGCCAAAAACTTCGCGGTTCAACTAATGATTGATAGACAGATTAAGTTGTTCAATAGTGTTGTCGGCCCAGCTACACCCAAGCCGCCAACATCTTAGACGTAAAGTGTGGGTGATTGAGGATTCGAACCTCAGACCTCTTCGGTGTAAACGAAGCGCTCTAACCAACTGAGCTAATCACCCAAATGTAGGCGGGGTGGGACTCGAACCCACAAGCCTTGCGGCAGCGGATTTTAAGTCCGCCGCGTATACCGTTCCGCCACCCGCCCATATGAGCTAGTTAATTTTACCGGAAAGGAGTTCTTTTGTCGCGAGGAAACCACTCGCTTTTTGCGTGCCCCGTCCACCGAAATATTTAACTAATCGTCGCAAATCAATGTTTGGTTTTCGAGTTCTCAGACTAACTTTCCAGCCCTTATCTACCTCAACTAGCACCATCGCCACCTTGGCGCCTTGTAACATGACTAGGTTATTAGCTAAACCGGCCGCGTCCTCAACGCTGGAGCCTACTTTTTCAAGCGTCGATCGATCCACTTTAGCGACGGCTATGCCCAGTTTGTTGATAAGCGTATTGGAAAGCACCTCGCCCCATAAGCGTGTTTTAAACAGCGTCCGTCTAGATTCAAAAGCCTGGTGGAGCAGCTCCAAGTTGGCGCCATGGCTGATTAATCGACTGGCCATGCGCAAGGTCTCGCTCGAAGTATTTGGGTGTCGAAAGCCGCCGGTGTCGGTATATATTCCGAGCAATAGACAGTCCGCTACTTTGCCATTAATTGGCACACGCAACTCGTGCAAGCAACGCCCAATAAGTTCCGCCGTCGAACTGACACCGGGGTCATGTACTGAAGCGTCAACGTGCTTACCTATGCTACAGCCGGAGTGATGGTCAAACGCAATGATACGACGTTTCTCTAACTTTGCTTTATTCAGGGCGTCTTCGAAACCGGTCCGATGCCATTGAGCGCAATCTAATAGGACGACTAGCCCCTTATTCTGTGAGAATTCACGTCCAATGGGCACTTTGCCTAAAAGTGGCAAGAAAACTTCTGGTACGGTAGTTGCGCAAACAATCTCAACTTTCTTCCTGTGTCTAAAAGCGTGGAAGAG includes these proteins:
- a CDS encoding glycosyltransferase — protein: MKILVGSLTYPLPNGVTNSINVSLDGFKEAGHELIVVAPDYGTGKFRPEHYPVASSRILEIVSGSYGNGERFFSLKAAGQIQRIIAELNPDAYWLHTVTWAPNIFEVIMAQQRKPRVVTYHTNIDYYGRVYAGAVGEKHMAERSREVCQAVEQIIVPSHQIEEKLRALDVSKPIAVIPTGIPPAHGALTPKELRQRYSIPQENKVLLFTGRLVREKNISGLIQMMADLCKLRSDVSLLLIGPGVHKDFETEAESLGVKKNIVMAGQASAQEVRRHYPAADAFVSASQHETQGLVIGEAMYAGLPVIALDSPIREEFYPQSVAVVVSEQASFAASVNKVLNDEKLALKLTEAGKKFFAKNFAVQLMIDRQIKLFNSVVGPATPKPPTS
- a CDS encoding bifunctional oligoribonuclease/PAP phosphatase NrnA, giving the protein MTGWKDVCQEVYRSTSLSIVVHERPDGDALGSAAALFHAFRHRKKVEIVCATTVPEVFLPLLGKVPIGREFSQNKGLVVLLDCAQWHRTGFEDALNKAKLEKRRIIAFDHHSGCSIGKHVDASVHDPGVSSTAELIGRCLHELRVPINGKVADCLLLGIYTDTGGFRHPNTSSETLRMASRLISHGANLELLHQAFESRRTLFKTRLWGEVLSNTLINKLGIAVAKVDRSTLEKVGSSVEDAAGLANNLVMLQGAKVAMVLVEVDKGWKVSLRTRKPNIDLRRLVKYFGGRGTQKASGFLATKELLSGKIN